A stretch of Arthrobacter sunyaminii DNA encodes these proteins:
- a CDS encoding FAD-dependent monooxygenase, which yields MAAQQHSADSTYDVDVLIVGAGPTGLALAAQLESFGTSFRIIDRSLTRSEQSRALALQPRTLEALRPFGISSALTAAGHSARGLLLHLPDQTVPVDLSDAGIEDSEFQHLLFLSQAETEHALAAHLSGRGIRVERGVELQDLEFLDTEDPFAGVEAKIQRMDRGIERIRARYIVGADGAHSTVRSKAGMDWRGSGYPGTYVLADLEVDGAEPGHMHAYLNEDGFMFLFPLGRPATWRLIAIKEDGDPAQATLESLQKTADKFSGGALTLRDPQWISDFKLSHRMAEYFQNGSVFLAGDAAHLHSPVAAQGMNAGIQDALNLGWKLSLGARGLASEELVDSYDAERRPADKDILQFTDRIFRLASSKNGLLKLPRTKLLPTLAPKASGSKSLRSRLFRTASQLDTQYRGSDMVDTGDSRLPAFLTAGPKAGDRLPDAVVLEHGRERRLHEILATPGFHILLCGPGWPADTQLRIHDALGRLSPWLSVQRLNVGSRLAAADPSEIQDVSGLAFERLGLSVRRPEILVVRPDGHIGFRSQGTDVTGAVQYLDRLTTPAAGNLAAAV from the coding sequence ATGGCGGCTCAACAGCACAGTGCGGACAGTACCTACGACGTCGATGTCCTGATCGTGGGCGCCGGCCCAACGGGGCTGGCCCTGGCGGCCCAATTGGAGAGCTTCGGGACGAGTTTCCGCATCATTGACCGCAGCCTCACACGCTCAGAGCAGTCGCGTGCGCTGGCGCTGCAGCCGCGGACCCTGGAAGCCCTTCGGCCTTTCGGGATCAGCTCAGCACTAACGGCAGCGGGCCATTCCGCGCGCGGACTCCTCCTCCACCTGCCCGATCAGACCGTCCCCGTTGACCTGTCCGACGCAGGCATTGAGGATTCCGAATTCCAGCACCTGCTGTTCCTCTCCCAGGCGGAAACCGAACACGCCCTGGCCGCGCACCTGTCCGGCCGCGGAATCCGGGTGGAACGCGGGGTTGAACTGCAGGATTTGGAATTCCTGGACACGGAAGATCCGTTCGCCGGAGTGGAAGCCAAGATCCAGCGCATGGACCGGGGCATCGAACGCATCCGGGCCCGCTACATTGTTGGTGCGGACGGCGCGCACAGCACGGTTCGCTCCAAGGCAGGCATGGACTGGCGCGGCAGCGGCTATCCCGGCACCTATGTGCTGGCCGACCTCGAAGTTGACGGTGCGGAACCGGGCCACATGCACGCCTACCTCAATGAGGACGGCTTTATGTTCCTGTTCCCGCTGGGCCGCCCCGCAACGTGGCGTCTGATCGCCATCAAGGAGGACGGCGACCCGGCGCAGGCAACGCTGGAGTCCCTGCAGAAGACTGCGGACAAGTTCTCCGGCGGGGCACTGACCCTGCGGGATCCCCAGTGGATCAGCGATTTCAAACTCTCCCACCGGATGGCCGAATATTTCCAGAACGGATCCGTCTTCCTGGCCGGGGATGCCGCCCACCTCCACTCCCCCGTTGCCGCACAGGGCATGAACGCCGGCATTCAGGACGCCTTGAATCTTGGCTGGAAACTGTCGCTGGGCGCACGCGGTCTTGCTTCCGAAGAGCTGGTGGACAGCTATGACGCGGAGCGGCGTCCCGCGGACAAAGACATACTGCAGTTCACCGACCGCATCTTCCGCCTGGCCTCGTCCAAGAACGGCCTCCTGAAGCTGCCCCGCACCAAACTCCTGCCGACCCTTGCCCCCAAGGCTTCCGGGTCTAAATCGCTGCGTTCACGGTTGTTCCGTACGGCTTCCCAGCTGGATACCCAGTACCGCGGCAGCGACATGGTGGACACCGGAGACAGCCGCCTTCCGGCATTCCTGACCGCCGGACCAAAGGCCGGAGACCGGTTGCCGGACGCGGTGGTCCTGGAACACGGACGCGAGCGGCGCCTGCATGAAATCCTCGCAACGCCGGGCTTCCACATCCTCCTGTGCGGTCCGGGGTGGCCGGCGGACACCCAGCTGCGAATCCATGACGCCCTTGGGCGACTCTCCCCGTGGCTCAGCGTCCAGCGCCTGAATGTGGGCAGCCGGCTGGCAGCGGCGGATCCCTCGGAAATCCAGGACGTGAGCGGACTGGCCTTTGAACGCCTCGGACTCAGCGTCCGGCGTCCGGAGATCCTGGTGGTGCGTCCGGACGGACACATCGGATTCCGTTCCCAGGGGACAGACGTCACCGGCGCAGTCCAGTACCTGGACCGGCTGACAACTCCGGCCGCGGGCAATCTGGCCGCCGCAGTCTAG
- the speB gene encoding agmatinase gives MQNPPRITANGNLGPVDAALVPRYAGPATYARLPRLDQVQHADVAVVGVPFDTGVSFRPGARFGANHVREASRLLRPYNPAQDASPFENLQVADAGDMAVNPFNINEAIESIQANALDLTAGGSKLLTLGGDHTIALPLLRAATERAGQPVALLHFDAHLDTWDSYFGAEYTHGTPFRRAVEEGILDTEAISHVGTRGPLYGKRDLEDDRRFGFGIVTSSDVFRQGVDEVVAKLRDRIGNRPLYISVDIDVLDPAHAPGTGTPEAGGMTSRELLEILRGLRGMNLVGADIVEVAPAYDHADITAVAASHVAYDLITLMGLS, from the coding sequence ATGCAGAACCCGCCGCGCATTACCGCCAACGGCAACCTCGGACCTGTTGATGCGGCGCTGGTGCCGCGTTATGCCGGACCTGCCACCTATGCCCGCCTGCCCAGGCTGGACCAGGTGCAGCACGCTGATGTTGCCGTGGTGGGAGTGCCTTTTGACACCGGTGTCTCTTTCCGTCCGGGCGCCCGCTTTGGGGCCAACCATGTCCGTGAGGCGTCCAGGCTCCTGCGTCCGTACAACCCGGCGCAGGATGCCTCGCCGTTCGAGAACCTGCAGGTGGCGGACGCAGGTGACATGGCAGTCAACCCGTTCAACATCAATGAAGCAATCGAGTCAATCCAGGCAAACGCGCTGGATCTGACCGCGGGCGGGTCCAAGCTCCTCACCCTGGGCGGAGACCATACGATTGCCCTTCCGCTGCTGCGTGCAGCTACCGAGCGTGCAGGCCAGCCCGTGGCGCTGCTGCACTTCGATGCCCACCTGGATACCTGGGACAGTTACTTTGGTGCTGAATACACGCACGGTACTCCGTTCCGCAGGGCGGTGGAGGAGGGAATCCTCGATACCGAAGCTATTTCACACGTGGGTACCCGTGGACCGCTGTACGGCAAGCGGGACCTGGAGGATGACCGCCGCTTTGGTTTCGGCATCGTGACGTCCTCCGATGTTTTCCGTCAGGGCGTGGATGAAGTGGTTGCCAAGCTGCGGGACCGGATCGGAAACCGTCCGCTGTACATCTCGGTGGACATTGACGTCCTGGACCCTGCCCACGCCCCCGGAACCGGCACCCCTGAAGCCGGTGGCATGACCAGCCGCGAGCTGCTGGAAATCCTGCGGGGCCTGCGCGGCATGAACCTGGTGGGCGCCGACATCGTTGAGGTTGCTCCCGCGTATGACCACGCCGACATCACCGCGGTGGCCGCCTCCCATGTGGCCTATGACCTGATCACCCTCATGGGACTTTCGTAA
- a CDS encoding sodium:solute symporter: protein MEHLNTVIVVAYLAGMLAFGWWGKSRTKNVSDYLVAGRRLGPVFYTGTMAAVVLGGASTVGGVGLGYTYGISGMWLVVAIGAGVLLLSLLFASTLQKLKIYTVSQMLTLRYGVRSTQVSSIVMLAYTLMLCATSTGAYATIFVVLFGWERWAAIAVGGAVVLVYSTIGGMWSITLADMVQFIIKTVGVFALMLPFTLNAAGGLDGIRERVGAEFFSLTGIGAQSIITYFVVYTLGLLIGQDIWQRVFTARTPLIAQWGGTAAGIYCILYGVAGAVIGMAASVVLPAVASKDDVYADVAINILPVGLGGLVLAAAVAAMMSTASGALIAAATVARTDVVPFVTGWVRGRGTAAPAEAEGNPEHLVAQNRAWVLGLGLVAIGLAIAVQDVVAALTISYDILVGGLLVSILGGLTWKRGTGFGAALSMAAGTVVTLGTMAFLEITAEQQYDGIYANEPIYFGLLASAVAYIAGSLLTPRTDDVVMRAWEDRVAGRWTDTDAETAPVA, encoded by the coding sequence ATGGAACACCTGAATACCGTCATCGTGGTGGCCTACCTCGCTGGCATGCTGGCCTTCGGCTGGTGGGGAAAGTCCCGGACCAAGAATGTCAGCGACTATCTGGTTGCCGGCCGCCGTCTGGGCCCGGTTTTCTACACCGGCACCATGGCCGCCGTGGTCCTGGGCGGAGCCTCCACTGTGGGCGGAGTGGGCTTGGGCTACACCTACGGGATCTCGGGGATGTGGCTGGTGGTGGCGATCGGTGCCGGGGTGCTGCTCCTGAGCCTGCTTTTTGCCTCCACTCTGCAAAAGCTGAAAATCTACACCGTCTCGCAGATGCTCACCCTGCGCTACGGAGTCCGGTCCACGCAGGTCTCCTCCATCGTGATGCTCGCGTACACCCTCATGCTGTGTGCAACGTCGACGGGGGCCTATGCGACCATCTTCGTGGTCCTCTTCGGCTGGGAGCGGTGGGCAGCCATCGCCGTGGGCGGCGCAGTTGTGCTGGTCTACTCCACCATCGGCGGAATGTGGTCCATCACCCTGGCCGACATGGTCCAGTTCATCATCAAGACCGTGGGCGTCTTTGCCCTGATGCTGCCCTTCACCCTCAATGCGGCAGGCGGCCTGGACGGCATCCGGGAGCGCGTGGGAGCCGAGTTCTTCAGCCTCACCGGCATCGGCGCCCAGAGCATCATTACGTATTTTGTGGTTTATACCCTTGGTTTGCTGATTGGACAGGACATCTGGCAGCGGGTCTTCACCGCCCGCACCCCGCTGATCGCGCAGTGGGGCGGCACCGCTGCAGGCATCTACTGCATCCTGTACGGGGTGGCCGGAGCAGTGATCGGCATGGCCGCCAGCGTGGTCCTGCCCGCCGTGGCTTCCAAGGACGACGTCTACGCCGATGTTGCCATCAACATCCTTCCGGTGGGACTGGGCGGCCTGGTCCTCGCGGCGGCCGTCGCTGCCATGATGTCCACAGCCTCCGGCGCACTTATTGCCGCCGCTACCGTGGCCCGTACCGACGTCGTTCCCTTTGTCACCGGTTGGGTCCGCGGACGCGGCACCGCTGCACCCGCTGAGGCAGAAGGAAACCCCGAGCATTTGGTGGCTCAGAACCGGGCCTGGGTGTTGGGCCTGGGCCTTGTGGCCATCGGCCTGGCCATCGCGGTCCAGGACGTGGTGGCTGCCCTGACCATTTCCTATGACATCCTGGTCGGCGGCCTCCTCGTGAGCATCCTCGGCGGCCTCACGTGGAAGCGGGGCACCGGATTCGGCGCGGCGCTGTCCATGGCCGCCGGCACCGTGGTCACGCTGGGAACCATGGCCTTCCTGGAAATCACTGCGGAACAGCAGTACGACGGAATCTACGCCAACGAACCCATCTACTTCGGGCTGCTGGCCTCGGCCGTCGCCTACATTGCCGGTTCGCTGCTCACGCCCCGCACCGACGACGTCGTGATGCGGGCCTGGGAGGACCGGGTAGCCGGCCGCTGGACGGACACCGACGCCGAGACCGCACCGGTAGCCTGA
- a CDS encoding helix-turn-helix domain-containing protein gives MKALPVEPSNAPVAIGPRIRLARQARRMTIEQVAGATGLTKGFLSRVERDLTSPSVASLLTLCQVLSISIGDLFTAPATELTRWRDAPSVHLGGTGITERLVTPRAERRIQVIRAVIEPRGSGETELYSVDCDVEVLHVARGRFVLEFAGETMELSEGDTVTFPGQEPHSWRNPADEEAVVLWTLVSPSAS, from the coding sequence ATGAAGGCCTTGCCAGTAGAGCCCTCCAATGCCCCGGTGGCCATCGGGCCGAGGATCCGCCTGGCACGGCAGGCCCGCCGGATGACCATCGAGCAGGTGGCCGGTGCCACGGGTCTCACGAAGGGGTTCCTCAGCAGGGTGGAACGGGACCTGACATCGCCGTCGGTGGCTTCCCTGCTCACGCTGTGCCAGGTGCTGTCGATCTCCATCGGAGACCTGTTCACTGCACCGGCAACGGAGCTGACGCGCTGGCGCGATGCACCGTCAGTGCATTTGGGCGGCACGGGGATCACGGAGCGGTTGGTGACGCCGCGTGCCGAACGCCGAATCCAGGTCATCCGCGCAGTCATTGAGCCCAGGGGCTCCGGGGAGACGGAGCTCTACTCCGTGGATTGCGACGTGGAAGTACTCCACGTTGCCCGCGGGCGCTTTGTGCTGGAGTTTGCCGGAGAAACCATGGAACTCTCCGAAGGGGACACCGTAACCTTTCCCGGCCAGGAACCGCACTCATGGCGCAATCCTGCGGATGAAGAGGCCGTGGTGCTGTGGACGCTGGTTAGTCCGTCGGCGAGCTGA
- a CDS encoding aldo/keto reductase, giving the protein MNTSVPLLPLRSGSLIPQIGLGTWPLDDDQAASAVETAISLGYRHFDTAENYRNERGVGEGLRRSGLDRAEAFITTKFNKEWHSFDGVRRAVEAATQRLGTDYVDLLLIHWPNPAQDTYVDAFRGMRAVQEEGLAKAVGVSNFKPAHLQTLADAGLVPEVNQIQLDPYRPRRDVREANARLGTLTEAWSPLGKGSRLLEDPLLGTLAAKYGKTPAQVVLRWDIQSGIVTIPKSANPERMAQNLDIFDFELDDQEMTALDTLETDAPVTDSDVFGH; this is encoded by the coding sequence ATGAATACTTCTGTGCCCCTCCTCCCGCTCCGCAGCGGCTCCCTCATCCCCCAGATCGGACTGGGAACCTGGCCCCTCGACGATGATCAGGCGGCGAGCGCTGTGGAAACCGCCATCAGTCTGGGCTACCGGCATTTTGATACCGCAGAGAACTACCGCAATGAGAGGGGTGTGGGTGAGGGCCTGCGCCGCAGCGGCCTGGACCGCGCAGAAGCTTTCATCACCACTAAGTTCAACAAGGAATGGCACAGTTTCGACGGCGTTCGCCGGGCAGTGGAGGCGGCCACCCAACGGCTGGGAACGGACTATGTGGATTTGCTGTTGATCCACTGGCCCAATCCCGCACAGGACACTTATGTGGACGCTTTCCGAGGTATGCGGGCCGTCCAGGAGGAAGGCCTGGCCAAAGCCGTAGGCGTCTCCAACTTCAAGCCCGCCCATCTGCAGACGCTGGCCGATGCCGGTCTGGTTCCGGAAGTGAACCAGATCCAGCTTGACCCCTACCGGCCGCGCAGGGATGTCCGGGAGGCCAATGCCAGGCTCGGAACGCTGACCGAGGCATGGAGCCCGCTGGGCAAGGGCAGCCGGCTGCTGGAGGATCCCCTGCTCGGCACACTTGCCGCCAAATACGGCAAGACACCGGCACAGGTGGTGCTGCGCTGGGATATCCAGTCCGGCATCGTGACCATCCCCAAGTCCGCCAACCCGGAACGGATGGCGCAGAATCTGGACATCTTCGATTTTGAGCTCGATGACCAGGAGATGACAGCGCTGGACACACTGGAAACTGATGCTCCAGTGACCGATTCGGACGTCTTCGGCCACTAG
- a CDS encoding long-chain-fatty-acid--CoA ligase translates to MTTHTPTVPAEYPRPWTRHYGAGVPTNLSLPEGSLVDMVEQSIRKYGSKTALEFFGATTSYQALGEQIRQAASGLKKLGVKQGDRVALVLPNCPQHIVAFYAILRLGAVVVEHNPLYTDRELRHQFEDHGATVAVAWDKAVDRLEAMPTDIPLRSIVSVNLIESMPLKNRLALKLPVPAARKAREALTVSRTPRSGSRNVVAWKKLLDHRPLRRRHPRPAASDLAAIQYTSGTTAAPKGAMLTHANLMANAAQGRAWVPGLRPGKETFYAVLPMFHAYGLTLCLTFAMSLGAKLVLFPKFDVDLVLNAAKKSPPTFLPAVPPIYDRIAAGAKEKGVSLKGVRFAISGAMNLPPATVQAWEEATGGYLIEGYGLTETSPVAIGNPMGPTRKPGTVGVPFPLTDIRVVDPEDPTVDRPAGQEGELLIRGPQVFQGYWNKPTETQAALLDGGWFRTGDIVSVDEDHFVTIRDRIKELIITGGFNVSPSEVEEALKRHDSIAEAAVVGIGRPSGGEDVVAAVVLKEDAHFKPEDLREYVRKELAAYKVPRRIVQIPDLPRSLIGKVLRRHVRDSLTESAASTDGTTAP, encoded by the coding sequence GTGACTACGCATACACCAACAGTCCCTGCCGAATACCCACGGCCCTGGACGCGCCACTACGGCGCCGGGGTTCCCACGAATCTGTCCCTTCCGGAAGGGTCCCTTGTGGACATGGTGGAGCAGTCAATTCGCAAATACGGGTCCAAAACCGCCCTGGAGTTCTTCGGAGCGACCACCAGTTATCAAGCCCTTGGCGAACAAATCCGCCAAGCAGCCTCCGGACTCAAGAAGCTGGGCGTAAAGCAGGGCGACCGCGTGGCGCTGGTGCTGCCGAACTGCCCGCAGCACATCGTGGCGTTCTACGCCATCCTGCGGCTGGGCGCCGTAGTGGTGGAGCACAACCCGCTGTACACGGACCGGGAACTGCGGCACCAGTTCGAGGACCACGGTGCCACGGTTGCTGTGGCGTGGGACAAGGCAGTGGATCGGCTGGAGGCGATGCCGACAGACATCCCGCTGCGCAGCATCGTGTCGGTGAACCTCATCGAGAGCATGCCGCTGAAAAACCGGCTGGCCCTTAAGCTTCCGGTTCCGGCGGCGCGCAAGGCCCGCGAGGCCCTGACCGTTTCCAGGACGCCCCGCAGCGGATCGCGGAACGTCGTCGCCTGGAAAAAGCTGCTGGACCACCGTCCGCTGCGGCGCCGGCATCCCCGGCCTGCGGCATCGGACCTCGCAGCAATTCAGTACACCAGCGGCACCACGGCCGCCCCCAAGGGTGCCATGCTCACCCACGCCAACCTGATGGCCAACGCCGCGCAGGGCAGGGCCTGGGTGCCCGGGCTGCGCCCGGGCAAGGAAACTTTCTACGCCGTCCTGCCCATGTTCCACGCCTACGGCCTGACGCTGTGCCTTACCTTCGCAATGAGCTTGGGCGCGAAGCTTGTCCTGTTCCCCAAATTCGATGTGGACCTGGTGCTGAACGCCGCAAAGAAGTCGCCGCCCACCTTCCTGCCCGCCGTTCCGCCGATTTATGACCGTATTGCCGCCGGGGCCAAGGAAAAGGGAGTTTCCCTGAAGGGCGTGCGCTTCGCGATTTCGGGCGCCATGAACCTTCCGCCTGCAACCGTCCAGGCCTGGGAGGAAGCCACCGGCGGCTACCTGATCGAGGGGTACGGGCTGACCGAAACGTCACCGGTTGCCATCGGCAACCCGATGGGACCCACCCGGAAGCCCGGAACGGTGGGGGTGCCGTTCCCCCTGACCGATATCCGTGTGGTGGATCCGGAAGACCCCACCGTGGACCGGCCGGCCGGACAGGAAGGCGAGCTGCTGATCCGCGGCCCCCAGGTTTTCCAGGGCTACTGGAACAAGCCGACGGAAACCCAGGCGGCCCTGCTGGACGGCGGTTGGTTCCGCACCGGTGACATCGTTTCCGTGGACGAGGATCACTTCGTCACGATCCGCGACCGGATCAAGGAACTGATCATTACCGGTGGCTTCAACGTTTCCCCGTCCGAGGTGGAGGAAGCGCTGAAGCGCCATGACAGCATTGCCGAAGCCGCCGTCGTCGGCATTGGCAGGCCCAGCGGCGGAGAGGACGTCGTAGCCGCCGTGGTCCTCAAGGAGGATGCACACTTTAAGCCCGAAGATCTCCGCGAGTATGTCCGTAAAGAGCTGGCAGCCTACAAGGTGCCGCGCCGGATCGTTCAGATTCCCGATCTGCCACGCTCGCTGATCGGCAAGGTGCTGCGCCGGCACGTCCGGGACAGCCTGACCGAGTCCGCTGCCTCGACCGACGGCACAACTGCACCGTAG
- a CDS encoding VIT1/CCC1 transporter family protein, producing MNTHPEAERSPQPRPPSSSDLKRWRQYLADERAEADTYRYLAERRDGEERDILLALAEAEGRHEAHWRELLGEEANRRTRASLRNRLLGFLARRFGSVFVLALAQRAEGRSPYAQDPNATSAMAADEQIHEEVVRGLATRGRNRLSGNFRAAVFGANDGLVSNLALVMGIGATGVSSGFILFSGLAGLLAGALSMGAGEYVSVRSQRELLEASRPTQITLAAAKSLDIDANELVLVYRARGMSPEAAEHRAAERMGLYSCDCDPSFSLNPEAAVEGVDEHETVGTGIGAATSSFCFFASGAIIPVLPYIFGLTGLTAVIMSCVLVGLALLITGGVVGLLSGASPLKRGLRQLAIGLGAAGATYLLGMLFGTGVA from the coding sequence TTGAACACCCACCCCGAAGCCGAGCGCTCGCCCCAGCCCCGGCCGCCGTCGTCGTCCGACCTCAAACGGTGGCGTCAGTACCTTGCCGACGAACGAGCGGAAGCCGACACTTACCGTTACCTTGCCGAACGCCGCGACGGCGAAGAACGCGACATCCTGCTGGCCCTGGCCGAAGCAGAAGGCCGCCACGAAGCCCACTGGCGGGAGCTGCTGGGTGAAGAGGCCAACCGGAGAACCCGCGCGTCCCTGCGCAACCGTCTGCTCGGATTCCTGGCCCGGCGGTTTGGATCGGTGTTTGTCCTGGCGCTGGCCCAGCGGGCCGAAGGCCGCTCCCCCTACGCTCAGGATCCCAACGCCACGAGCGCCATGGCCGCCGACGAACAAATCCACGAGGAAGTAGTGCGGGGCCTGGCCACCCGCGGCCGCAATCGGCTCTCCGGCAACTTCCGGGCCGCCGTGTTCGGCGCCAACGACGGGCTGGTGTCCAACCTCGCCCTCGTGATGGGCATTGGCGCCACCGGCGTGTCCAGCGGCTTCATCCTCTTCAGCGGCTTGGCCGGCCTCCTGGCCGGCGCGCTCTCCATGGGAGCGGGCGAATACGTCTCCGTACGTTCCCAGCGCGAACTCCTCGAAGCATCCCGTCCCACCCAGATCACGCTGGCCGCCGCCAAATCCCTTGATATTGATGCCAATGAGCTGGTGCTTGTCTACCGGGCGCGGGGCATGTCTCCGGAAGCCGCAGAACACCGTGCGGCCGAGCGCATGGGCCTGTACAGCTGCGACTGTGACCCGAGCTTCTCGCTAAATCCCGAAGCTGCCGTGGAGGGTGTGGACGAGCATGAAACGGTGGGCACCGGGATCGGAGCCGCAACCTCCAGCTTCTGTTTCTTCGCTTCCGGCGCCATCATCCCGGTCCTGCCCTACATTTTCGGGCTCACCGGACTGACCGCCGTCATCATGTCCTGCGTTCTCGTAGGCCTGGCCCTGCTCATCACGGGCGGCGTGGTGGGTTTGCTGTCCGGCGCCTCACCCCTGAAGCGGGGACTGCGCCAGCTGGCGATCGGCCTGGGAGCAGCCGGCGCCACGTACCTGCTGGGCATGCTGTTCGGCACCGGCGTGGCCTAG
- a CDS encoding AI-2E family transporter: MSTTPSPQHRGPVGEPPQRYWSGSLGHAAQRAAQILLVLVLAVVAIYGLLQITLVVIPVLLALILAAAIAPFVNWLRRKGWPSALATGVSFLLLLIVFGGLITGIVFAIRSEWSSLVDQAVDGFNKLYEFIQDSPIPHDTAAIENARDAAISFATSSAVGNGALAGIGAATNFITGFILLAVVLFYFLKDGDKIWAFVLRWFHGDRLQKARLSGTRAMEVLGGYVRGTAIVAAVDSICIGAALFILQVPLALPLSVIVFVGSFIPLVGATAAGVLAALIALVANGPLVALIVVIVIIAVNQLEGNFLQPVVMGRTLSIHALVILLALTAGTILAGIVGAILSVPIAAVSWAIIKVWIGEDDGDPEEVPELPEPEEAESAGAAAQD; encoded by the coding sequence ATGTCCACAACACCGTCCCCCCAGCACCGCGGGCCCGTGGGGGAACCACCTCAGCGGTACTGGAGCGGCTCCCTGGGCCACGCTGCCCAACGCGCCGCCCAGATCCTTCTGGTGCTCGTCCTCGCGGTGGTCGCCATCTATGGGCTGTTGCAGATCACCCTCGTGGTCATTCCCGTGCTGCTCGCCCTGATTCTGGCCGCAGCCATTGCCCCGTTCGTGAATTGGCTGCGCCGCAAGGGGTGGCCAAGCGCCCTCGCCACCGGGGTTTCCTTCCTGCTCCTGCTCATCGTGTTCGGCGGACTCATCACCGGCATCGTTTTTGCCATCCGCAGCGAGTGGAGCTCGCTGGTGGACCAGGCCGTGGACGGGTTCAACAAGCTGTATGAATTCATTCAGGACAGCCCCATCCCGCATGACACCGCCGCAATTGAAAACGCCCGTGACGCCGCGATCAGCTTTGCCACCAGCTCGGCTGTGGGTAACGGCGCCCTGGCCGGCATTGGTGCGGCCACAAACTTCATCACGGGGTTCATCCTGCTGGCCGTGGTGCTGTTCTACTTCCTGAAGGACGGGGACAAGATCTGGGCATTTGTCCTGCGCTGGTTCCACGGGGACCGGCTGCAGAAGGCGCGCCTGTCCGGTACCCGGGCCATGGAGGTTCTGGGCGGGTACGTCCGGGGCACGGCCATTGTGGCCGCCGTGGACTCGATCTGCATCGGCGCGGCTCTGTTCATCCTGCAGGTGCCGCTGGCACTGCCGCTGTCCGTGATTGTTTTTGTCGGCTCCTTCATTCCTCTGGTGGGAGCCACGGCGGCGGGCGTGCTGGCGGCCCTGATCGCCCTGGTGGCCAACGGGCCCCTCGTGGCACTGATCGTGGTGATCGTGATTATTGCCGTGAACCAGCTGGAGGGAAACTTCCTGCAGCCGGTAGTGATGGGCCGAACCCTGAGCATTCACGCCCTGGTGATTCTGCTGGCGCTGACGGCCGGCACAATTCTGGCCGGAATTGTTGGCGCCATCCTCTCCGTTCCCATCGCTGCGGTTTCCTGGGCGATTATCAAAGTTTGGATCGGAGAGGACGACGGCGATCCGGAGGAAGTCCCCGAACTCCCCGAGCCGGAGGAAGCGGAATCCGCCGGCGCGGCTGCCCAGGACTGA
- a CDS encoding DUF6507 family protein, whose protein sequence is MAAYNIDTAAVMAALQDTEAELASLVTQQTDLQGGVDAVTASLGVSPVARAFTNFAAETLFHDLRSGLVSSDRAVQSVKAAVAEYVAADEEMRRRAEAAAAAVPAAGSGNPGKTLPAVLPGAVPEARPRVEPDRGSVVPPAVPLPRPLPSPPPGKEPEPERGAVVPLPGPPPWKPVWPRKPLPVLPNPLLRIPYWWMQLPWWRRPPWWLGPPRWMRPPWFPGLPRWPHGPGIHRSPWLWGFWPVPGCPCPHRLPDVGFLPPPDYYYPLVPLEVPRVGTELPVAQMLIGRQTIPADAETPAEYDAGPGSRKWGLT, encoded by the coding sequence GTGGCCGCCTACAACATTGACACCGCTGCGGTCATGGCTGCCCTGCAGGACACGGAAGCAGAGCTCGCTTCGCTGGTCACCCAACAAACAGATCTCCAGGGCGGGGTGGACGCGGTCACAGCCTCGCTCGGCGTCAGCCCGGTGGCACGGGCTTTCACTAACTTTGCGGCCGAAACGCTGTTCCATGACCTCCGCTCCGGATTGGTCAGCTCGGACCGCGCCGTTCAGTCCGTGAAGGCTGCGGTTGCCGAGTACGTCGCCGCCGATGAGGAGATGCGCAGGCGCGCCGAGGCAGCGGCAGCAGCTGTGCCGGCTGCCGGTTCCGGCAACCCGGGGAAAACGCTGCCCGCTGTACTTCCCGGGGCCGTGCCGGAGGCCAGGCCGCGTGTCGAGCCGGATCGAGGTTCGGTGGTTCCGCCCGCTGTGCCCTTGCCCCGGCCTTTGCCGTCACCGCCCCCGGGCAAAGAGCCGGAGCCGGAACGCGGAGCTGTTGTGCCTCTGCCCGGACCGCCGCCCTGGAAGCCCGTCTGGCCGCGGAAGCCCCTTCCCGTCCTGCCGAACCCGCTGCTGAGAATCCCGTACTGGTGGATGCAGCTGCCGTGGTGGCGGCGTCCGCCGTGGTGGCTGGGCCCGCCACGGTGGATGCGTCCTCCGTGGTTCCCCGGGCTGCCCCGGTGGCCCCACGGGCCCGGCATACACAGATCTCCCTGGCTCTGGGGATTCTGGCCGGTGCCGGGCTGCCCCTGTCCGCATCGGCTGCCGGACGTGGGCTTCCTGCCTCCTCCGGATTATTACTACCCCCTTGTCCCGCTGGAGGTTCCCCGGGTGGGCACAGAGCTGCCCGTCGCGCAGATGCTGATTGGCCGCCAGACCATACCCGCCGACGCCGAGACTCCGGCTGAATACGATGCCGGCCCCGGCAGCCGAAAGTGGGGACTGACATGA